From the Equus przewalskii isolate Varuska chromosome 19, EquPr2, whole genome shotgun sequence genome, one window contains:
- the PAQR8 gene encoding membrane progestin receptor beta has translation MTTAILERLSTLSVSGQQLRRLPKILEDGLPKMPCTVLETDVPQLFREPYIRTGYRPTGHEWRYYFLSLFQKHNEVVNVWTHLLAALAVLLRFWAFAEAEALPWASPHALPLLLYVLSSITYLTFSLLAHLLQSKSELSHYTFYFVDYIGVSVYQYGSALVHFFYSSDQAWYERFWLFFLPAAAFCGWLSCAGCCYAKYRYRRPYPVMRKICQVVPAGLAFILDISPVAHRVALCHLAGCQEQAAWYHTLQILFFLVSAYFFSCPVPEKYFPGSCDIVGHGHQIFHAFLSVCTLSQLEAVLLDYQGRQEIFLQRHSALSIYMACLSFFFLAACSAATAALLRHKVKARLTKKDS, from the coding sequence ATGACCACCGCCATCCTGGAGCGCCTGAGCACCCTGTCTGTGAGCGGGCAGCAGCTGCGCCGTCTGCCCAAGATCCTGGAGGATGGGCTTCCCAAGATGCCGTGCACCGTGCTGGAGACAGATGTGCCCCAGCTCTTCCGGGAGCCTTATATCCGCACGGGCTACCGGCCCACGGGACACGAGTGGCGCTACTACTTCCTCAGCCTCTTTCAGAAACACAACGAGGTGGTCAATGTCTGGACCCACTTGCTGGCGGCGCTGGCTGTCCTCTTGCGATTCTGGGCCTTTGCCGAGGCTGAGGCCTTGCCGTGGGCCTCTCCCCAcgccctgcccctgctcctctATGTCCTGTCCTCCATCACTTACCTCACCTTCAGCCTCCTGGCCCACCTGCTGCAGTCCAAGTCGGAGCTCTCCCACTACACCTTCTACTTTGTGGACTATATTGGCGTGAGCGTGTACCAGTACGGCAGTGCCTTGGTTCACTTCTTCTACAGCTCTGACCAGGCCTGGTACGAGCGCTTCTGGCTTTTCTTCTTGCCAGCGGCTGCCTTCTGTGGCTGGTTGTCTTGCGCTGGCTGTTGCTATGCCAAGTATCGTTACCGGAGGCCTTACCCAGTCATGAGGAAGATCTGTCAAGTGGTCCCTGCAGGGCTGGCCTTCATCCTAGACATCAGCCCTGTGGCACACCGAGTGGccctgtgccacctggctgggtGCCAGGAGCAGGCTGCCTGGTACCACACGCTCCAGATCCTCTTCTTCCTGGTCAGCGCCTACTTCTTCTCCTGCCCGGTCCCTGAGAAGTACTTCCCGGGTTCCTGTGACATTGTGGGCCATGGACATCAGATCTTCCACGCCTTTCTGTCTGTCTGCACACTATCCCAGCTGGAGGCCGTCCTCCTGGACTACCAGGGGCGGCAGGAGATCTTCCTGCAGCGCCACAGCGCCTTGTCCATCTACATGGCCtgtctctccttcttctttttggcCGCCTGCAGCGCTGCCACCGCAGCCCTCCTGAGGCACAAAGTCAAAGCCAGACTGACGAAGAAAGATTcctga